One genomic segment of Impatiens glandulifera chromosome 6, dImpGla2.1, whole genome shotgun sequence includes these proteins:
- the LOC124943513 gene encoding agamous-like MADS-box protein AGL62: protein MVSKPSRGRQRIPLYKIEDNGRRSVTFSKRKFGILKKSSELSTLCGSNMALILFSESGRAYSFGNPNTNVIFDRFMGVVPERVFDSTFHELLEAQKASHVRYMEAQIMEAEKTLAQEKHVGKTLSLEMTEHAKGKWWEQPIEEMNLLQLKWRKREMEELKMVFEQEKELKMATENQNPLTSNFLQVLEFLSFVSVVSAARSDSTEYGSEWSPPRISAVQLSAAITACARIEMYPHICSTK, encoded by the exons ATGGTGTCAAAACCAAGCAGAGGTCGTCAAAGGATTCCTCTTTACAAGATCGAGGATAATGGTAGGCGTTCTGTAACTTTTTCAAAACGTAAATTTGgaattttaaagaaatcaagTGAGCTTTCTACTTTATGTGGATCGAACATGGCACTAATCTTGTTTAGTGAAAGCGGAAGAGCATACTCTTTTGGTAATCCTAATACAAATGTGATATTTGATCGATTTATGGGTGTTGTTCCCGAAAGGGTGTTTGATTCAACATTCCATGAACTCCTCGAGGCTCAAAAGGCTTCGCATGTTCGATATATGGAAGCTCAAATAATGGAGGCTGAAAAGACACTCGCTCAAGAGAAACATGTGGGAAAAACATTGTCACTAGAGATGACCGAACATGCTAAGGGGAAGTGGTGGGAGCAACCAATTGAAGAGATGAACTTATTGCAGTTAAAATGGAGGAAACGTGAGATGGAGGAACTAAAGATGGTCTTTGAACAAGAGAAGGAGTTGAAGATGGCGACAGAAAATCAAAATCCTTT AACATCCAATTTCCTCCAGGTGTTGGAGTTCCTTTCTTTCGTCTCAGTAGTGAGCGCTGCTAGATCTGATTCAACTGAATATGGCTCTGAGTGGAGTCCTCCAAGGATAAGCGCCGTTCAATTGTCAGCAGCGATCACAGCTTGTGCTCGGATTGAGATGTATCCACACATTTGCTCAACCAAGTAG